The Streptomyces sp. NBC_01363 region AGGCCGCGGATCTCGTCGATGCCGGACACCTCTCCACCTAGGAACCAGCAGTGTCCGCCGGGCGGAGTGACCGGCGTGGCCGCGGAGATGATGTGTGGACCGGCGACGGCACCGCCGCTGATCGCCTCAGCCAGACGCAGCGTCAGGCCGTTGCGGTCACCCAGGTCGCGTACGGTCGTGACGCCGATGCTCAGGAGCCTCTCTGCCCGTACCCCCATGTCCTTGAAGAGGCCGTCGTCGTCGCGGTCCTGCAGAGTGGCGACAGGGTCGGGCCCTGCGTCAAAGGCGAGATGGACATGCGCATCGATCAGCCCGGGCAGGACCGTGGAGTCAGGAAAGGACAGGAGCGGTTCACCGGCGGGTGCTTGAGCCTCGATATCTGTACGTGGCCCCACTGCGATGATGGTCCGGTCATCGACGAGGACTGCGCCATCAGTGATGACTTCGCCCAACTTTCCGGTCATCACGCGGGCAGCGGTAATCAGCATCTCAACTCTCTTCCACTGGTGGTGGTCAGGTGGTGGAACGCAGGGCCTCTGACAGCGACAGGAGCTCCTGAACATCGTCATTCCGGTATTGCTGCTGAGGTATGGCCGACGATGCTTCCGGAGTCGCCCCCGCCGTCCAGGCCGACCCAACCGCTCCCGCGGTCCTGCGGTCACATGTGTGTGCGGCGTCGCGCAGGCGCCGAGCCACGCGCTCGGGCGTCGTGGTGTCGGAGGTCGCGCCGCTTTGGTCGAGGGCAGCGAGATAGGGGCTGATCTGAACCAGGCCATCGCGGCATTCGATGATGCGCCGGTGGTAGCGACGATGCACACGGCGCGCACGCCACCTGTCGTGCCAGGAGGCAGAGTTGCTGGTTTGCAGCACCGTGTGAGGAAAAGCCTCGGACAACAGCAGCCACAACGGGTAAAGCTGTCGATGGAGTTGGCGATGTTGACGCCATATGTGCATGACGGCGATGCGGTTCCGGACAGCGGGATAGGCCACGCCGATCACGAACAGGGGCACTGTCACGACCAACAGCACGGATGCGGCCACCGTCAGCACGTCGGGGACCGGGCTGCCCTGACTCCGGATCACCACGAACACCGCGCGGATGAGGCAAGCCGCAGCCATGCCGGCCAGTCCCACTGCGGCCAGCCAGAGGCCGGTGGACAGCGGGCGCTGGGAGATGCGGGCGTAGTGCTGTGTCCAGAAGAAGGAAGCCGTGAGCGTGTACATCAGATAGAGACCCGCTACGAGATAGAACGCAGCGACGTGGGGGACAGTCATATCCGCCGTGGAAAAGCTGCCGACCAGGACGGCGCGCGGAGCAGTGATCGCTACGGTTGTGATCACTGCGGTGATCAGGAGCAGCCCCACGGCTTCCCGTCGAGCCCGTCGGCGTCCTGCGCGACCGTCTGCCGCCGAGTACAGGTAGAAGCACATGAGGAAATAACACGTCGCCAACAAGAGCACGTTCTGTGCCAGCTTGGCCGCGCCGTGCCCAGCGACGGCATCGAGGCCTGTGGCCCCTCCGGGCATGGCCAGTGGGTAGGAGCAACCTGCACAGACCAAACACAGGGTGACCGCGCGGAGCGGACTGTTTCCGGGGTCCTTGAACAGCTGGAAGAGCTTCCACGCCACGGCGCCTGCAAGCACGGTCAAGAAGAGAACGGCCATCGTCAAAGCCACCCCCGCTTGTCGCCCAACACGTCCTGAATCCGCTGTGTCGAGTGATCATCCGAGCTGGAAGGCATGACGCGGTCGAGCACGGAAGCCCACTCCAGGATGATCGTCGCGATGAGTTCGGCCTCGTGTTCCTGTTCGGTGCCGTACGAGGAGCGCTGCAACGCACGACGTATCGCGCCGATCTCAAGGCCGGGCAACAGGGCATCCCATTGCGTGTCGACGCCTGCGCCGCGGTGATCAGCCAGGATGTGGCCGACCTCGTGCAGGATGATGTGGTCCTGATGGAGCGGCGTGGTGTCCCTCTGAAAGAGGATCAGGTCCGCGTTGGCGGTTTCGAGCCACAGACCGATCGGTCCGGACGGTGGCAGCGGATACGACCGCAACTCGATGTGCCGGCCCCTGCTCTGCGATAGCGCCTGGCACAGCTCCTTCACATCGAGCGGGGGGCGCACATTGAGCGTCCGCAGGAGCTGACTGATACGTCGCTCCAGCTGCCACTCGGATTCACGGCTGCCCCCCGAAGGCTGTCTGTGGGATCTTCTGAGCCTGGTGCGCGCCGAGTTGGAAATGATGGTTCGCCACGACATGAATGATTCGGTCCCCCCGCTCACGACCATCGCTACTGCTCGCAGTGTCGACAGTCGCCGTGTCGCCCGCCGGGGCTCCGTGCTCCGACAGGGTGGCGGAGGGGGAGCCGGGCGAGTAGGACGAACCCTGCAGAGAGGTCCGTCCGATTTAGGTTGGTCTGGTGTCAGTGGTTCTGTAGTACGGAACGAGTTACAGCACTGCCATCCGATGCCCCCGGTTGGTTCGATTGGCGGGATCCCCTTGTTTTTGCCTGCAAGGCCACCGTTTGGTCGAACGGGGCCGCTTTACTTCCGCCGTTGACCATGTTTGCACAAGTGGGCCTGGAAAGGGCGAGGATCCATCAGAAGGCATGGCTGAAACGCTGGCCCTCAACGGCGACGCCCCAGTTCGGACCACCTGGACCGGTGCGGAGCATCCCGGAGGGCGTTGGCCGAATTGGCGGCCTGTGCGCATGTGCGCACTGGGACAGGGTGGGCCGAGCGTCGCGACAGCTGATCCGGGCGTGACGCTCCTGACTCCTTTGCGAGATGGAACGTTTGGCTGGTTCTTCTCGCTACTCGTCGTACCCGCGTCGGTCGCAGGAAGCGGGTGTGGATTCGCGTGAGAAGCCGCCGCTGCCGGACGCCGAGGCGACCCGCAGGCGCCTCTGTCACGGCCTGAACGAGCCGCCTCACCGTCGGCGAGTGGCTGGACACGTGACCGGCGGGCAGGCAGGTCCGCGGTCCTCACCTGTCCACGGTGCCCTCGCGAGTGCCGCGGTCCCCCGTCAGGAACCGGTTCAACGGCGGTTCTTCCGCCAGCACGGCGCCGATGGTCACCGCGAAGGTGACCGCGGCGCACACGACGATCAGCCAGGACGACGGTGTGCCGGTCCTCGCCCCGCACGGCTTCCTGGAGCACACCGTGAGCGAGAACGTCTACGCCGGTACGGCCATGAGCCGCCGCGCCGCCTACATGCACGGCGTGGCGCTGCCGAAGGGGGGAGCGCGGGCAGATCGGCGCGGGTCTCGGGCAGACCGTCTCCACCGGTGCGGTCGGTCTGATCCCGCCGACCGTGGACATCACCCGCACCGGGCAGACGGAGACCGTCGACGGCATCCGGATGGTCTTCCAGCTGACCCCCGGCACCGAGGTGCCGGGGGAGCTGAACATCCACTTCCCCGACCGCGCGGCGCTGTGCATGGCGGAGAACGCCACCCACGACCTGCACAATCTGCTGACCCTGCGCGGTGCCGAGGTCCGCGACCCGCGGGTGTGGGCCCGTTACCTCGCCGAGGCGATCGAGCTCTTCTCCGACTCCAGCGATGTCGCCTCCGCCTCGCACCACTGCCCGGTGTGGGGCCGCGAGCGCGTGGTGACGTTCCTGGCCGAACAGAGCGACCTGTACGCCTACCTCCACGACCAGACCGTGCGCATGCTCAATCAGGGCCTGACCTCGGTGGAGATCGCCGAGCGGATCCAGATGCCCCCGGCCCTGGAGCAGGCCTGGCACACCCACGGCTACTACGGCTCCGTCAACCACAACACCAAGGCCGTCTACCAGCGCTACCTGGGCTGGTTCGACGGCAATCCGGCGCATCTCTGGGAGCATCCGCCGGTCGAATCCGCCCGGCGCTGCGTGGAGTTCATGGGCGGCGCCGTCGAAGTCCTGCGCCGGGCCCGGCAGTCCTTCGCGGAAGCGGACTTCCGCTGGGTGGTCCAGGTCGTCAACCACGTCGTGTTCGCCGACCCGGACAACGCCGAGGCCCGTGCCCTGCAGGCCGACGCGCTGGAACAGCTCGGGTACGGAAGCGAGAACGGTACCTGGCGCAACTTCTTCCTCATGGGTGCCCTGGAGCTGCGCCACGGCCCGGTCGGCACCCCCACCGCCACCACCTCGCCCGACCTGCTCGCGGCGCTGACCTCGGACCAGCTCTTCGACGCCCTCGCCATCCGGGTCGACGGCCCGCGCAGCTGGGACGTGGACATCGCCGTGCGCTGGAATCCGAGGGGCGGTGATCCGGTCACGCTGCGTCTGCGCAACGGTGTGCTCAGCCACGTCACCGGCACCGGCCCTGCCGCGGCCGACCCGGACGTCGAGATCACTCTCGACGAGGCGGATCTGCGTGCCGTCCTGCTCGGCACCGTCACCCCGGCCGAGCTGGCGGCCCGGGACACCGTCAAGGTCATCGGCGACGCCGACAAGCTCACCGAACTGCTCGGCCACCTCGGCGATCCGGACCCGGAGTTCGCCATCGTCACACCATGAGCCGACGGCTAGCCGGCGGTCGGTGCACCTCCTGGCACCGGGGCAGGGTCAGGGGCTGGGGATCTCCTCGATCCGTTCGCGGTTGAGCAGGTACAGGGGCAGGTACGGCTGCGCCGGAGCGATGGGGAACCCGTGGTCGAAGGCGAGACTCGCCATCGCCAATGGCCCCAGGGCCACTCGGGCGCGCGGCGCTGCCGACTCGCCCCAGTGGGCGCCGTGTTCCGTGAGGGCTTCGGCGAGTGTCTCGGCGAAGGCGTCGTGGTCCTGCGCGACGAGACGGTGGAAGAGCGCGACCGGCTGGTAGTCGATCCCGTTCACGAACTCCATCGGCGCGTGGGTCACCTCGTCGGGCCCGGACGTCTTCATGGTGGCGACC contains the following coding sequences:
- a CDS encoding MAB_1171c family putative transporter, with amino-acid sequence MAVLFLTVLAGAVAWKLFQLFKDPGNSPLRAVTLCLVCAGCSYPLAMPGGATGLDAVAGHGAAKLAQNVLLLATCYFLMCFYLYSAADGRAGRRRARREAVGLLLITAVITTVAITAPRAVLVGSFSTADMTVPHVAAFYLVAGLYLMYTLTASFFWTQHYARISQRPLSTGLWLAAVGLAGMAAACLIRAVFVVIRSQGSPVPDVLTVAASVLLVVTVPLFVIGVAYPAVRNRIAVMHIWRQHRQLHRQLYPLWLLLSEAFPHTVLQTSNSASWHDRWRARRVHRRYHRRIIECRDGLVQISPYLAALDQSGATSDTTTPERVARRLRDAAHTCDRRTAGAVGSAWTAGATPEASSAIPQQQYRNDDVQELLSLSEALRSTT